From the Acidimicrobiales bacterium genome, one window contains:
- a CDS encoding glycosyltransferase yields the protein MTIHACTIIARNYLPAARVLARSFAEHHPGAPFTTLVIDDVDEAVDESAEPFAVLRLDDIGLEAGEPHRMAAIYEVMELSTAVKPWLLRTLLEGGADAAVYLDPDIYCYAPIDEVGRLARAHGIVLTPHVLEPMPRDGKTTSETSILLSGIYNLGFVAVSAAAKDFLEFWQERLRRECVVDPANMRFVDQRWVDFVPGMFDVHILRDPAYNVAYWNLHHRPLGFDGRRYTVGGAPLRFFHFSGYSPREPHLLSKHQGPRPRILLSEHAVLRRLCDEYGAALLAAGYEREIERPYGFARLANGLELDRAMRRAYRDGLVAAERDGVEAPPDPFDALDADAFLEWLKAVPSSPGAAAGQPRLSRYLAAAWALRPDLQAAFPEPEGADFDRVVAWSRHEAAMGRLSYHFVLDDDAGNERPAVTAGERAGEPAQLRPGIRIAGYLRAETGTGEHGRLTVAAVERAGIPYATHVDTTPLSRQEHAFAGRDEDDLDVNLVCVNADELPNFARRVGPEFFRGRYTIGLWAWELEVFPARFADSFDFVDEVWANSTFSAKAIAAAAPTPVFAYPLPIVAPQPSPAFDLAGLGVPDGPYFLFCFDLLSVVERKNPIGLIEAFSRAFSPGEGPNLVIKAVNRRHGLAALEAMRYAAGDRPDIVILDEHLDPGDNAALMAGCTCYVSLHRAEGFGLTMAEAMALGKPVIATAYSGNLDFMTAENSYLVDFTMGSVPRGCDPYPEGAPWAEPDLDDAARLMRQVVANPKEAAERGARARREVLERHGVDARARFVAARYAAARRALESGKPLAASTLPGSVVRPGSAPAGPPLIELARRRPNPGGASRLGALGRLVRRAVIRLLRHHDAPQEELNLALALAIEHLAPIVTRLEADLAELRAQVRSLGLRVERLEDGRSAPSGGAGR from the coding sequence GTGACGATCCACGCCTGCACGATCATCGCCCGCAACTACCTCCCCGCGGCGCGGGTCCTCGCCCGCTCCTTCGCCGAGCACCACCCGGGCGCGCCCTTCACGACGCTCGTCATCGACGACGTCGACGAGGCCGTCGACGAGTCCGCCGAGCCCTTCGCCGTGCTCCGGCTCGACGACATCGGCCTCGAGGCCGGCGAGCCGCACCGCATGGCGGCCATCTACGAGGTCATGGAGCTCTCGACCGCCGTCAAGCCCTGGCTGCTGCGCACGCTCCTCGAGGGGGGCGCGGACGCCGCGGTCTACCTCGACCCCGACATCTACTGCTACGCCCCGATCGACGAGGTCGGCCGCCTCGCGCGCGCACACGGCATCGTCCTCACGCCCCACGTGCTCGAGCCGATGCCTCGCGACGGCAAGACGACGTCGGAGACCTCGATCCTGCTCTCGGGCATCTACAACCTCGGCTTCGTCGCCGTGAGTGCGGCGGCGAAGGACTTCCTCGAGTTCTGGCAGGAGCGGCTCCGGCGAGAGTGCGTCGTCGATCCGGCGAACATGCGCTTCGTCGACCAGCGCTGGGTCGACTTCGTGCCGGGCATGTTCGACGTGCACATCCTGCGCGACCCCGCCTACAACGTCGCCTACTGGAACCTCCACCACCGCCCACTCGGCTTCGACGGACGCCGCTACACGGTCGGGGGCGCGCCGCTGCGCTTCTTCCACTTCAGCGGCTACAGCCCGAGGGAGCCGCACCTGCTCTCCAAGCACCAGGGGCCGCGGCCTCGCATCCTGCTGTCGGAGCACGCCGTGCTGCGCCGCCTGTGCGACGAGTACGGCGCGGCGCTCCTCGCGGCCGGCTACGAGCGGGAGATCGAGCGCCCCTACGGCTTCGCGCGCCTCGCGAACGGCCTCGAGCTCGACCGGGCGATGCGCCGCGCCTATCGCGACGGGCTCGTGGCGGCCGAGCGCGACGGCGTCGAAGCGCCGCCGGATCCCTTCGACGCGCTCGACGCCGACGCCTTCCTCGAGTGGCTCAAGGCCGTGCCGTCCTCGCCGGGCGCCGCGGCGGGGCAGCCGAGGCTCTCGCGCTACCTCGCGGCTGCCTGGGCGCTGCGGCCCGACCTGCAGGCGGCCTTCCCCGAGCCCGAGGGCGCCGACTTCGACCGCGTCGTGGCGTGGTCCCGCCACGAGGCGGCGATGGGGCGCCTGAGCTACCACTTCGTCCTCGACGACGACGCAGGCAACGAGCGGCCAGCGGTGACCGCCGGCGAACGTGCCGGCGAGCCGGCGCAGCTGCGGCCGGGGATCCGCATCGCCGGCTACCTCCGGGCCGAGACCGGGACCGGGGAGCACGGCCGCCTCACCGTCGCCGCCGTCGAGCGCGCCGGCATCCCGTACGCGACGCACGTCGACACGACCCCGCTGAGCCGCCAGGAGCACGCCTTCGCGGGCCGCGACGAGGACGACCTCGACGTCAACCTCGTGTGCGTCAACGCCGACGAGCTGCCGAACTTCGCCCGGCGCGTCGGGCCGGAGTTCTTCCGGGGCCGCTACACGATCGGGCTGTGGGCGTGGGAGCTCGAGGTGTTCCCGGCTCGCTTCGCTGACTCCTTCGACTTCGTCGACGAGGTCTGGGCGAACAGCACGTTCTCCGCGAAGGCGATCGCCGCCGCGGCCCCGACGCCCGTGTTCGCCTACCCGCTCCCCATCGTCGCGCCGCAGCCCTCGCCGGCCTTCGACCTCGCCGGCCTCGGCGTGCCCGACGGCCCGTACTTCCTGTTCTGCTTCGACCTGCTGAGCGTCGTCGAGCGCAAGAACCCGATCGGGCTCATCGAGGCCTTCTCGCGGGCGTTCTCGCCCGGCGAGGGACCCAACCTCGTCATCAAGGCGGTGAACCGGCGTCACGGGCTCGCCGCGCTCGAGGCGATGCGGTACGCGGCGGGCGACCGTCCCGACATCGTCATCCTGGACGAGCACCTCGATCCCGGCGACAACGCCGCGCTCATGGCGGGCTGCACCTGCTACGTGTCGCTGCACCGCGCGGAGGGCTTCGGCCTGACGATGGCCGAGGCGATGGCGCTCGGCAAGCCGGTCATCGCGACCGCCTACTCGGGCAACCTCGACTTCATGACGGCGGAGAACTCCTACCTCGTCGACTTCACGATGGGGAGCGTCCCGCGCGGCTGCGACCCCTACCCCGAGGGCGCGCCCTGGGCCGAGCCCGATCTCGACGACGCGGCCCGCCTGATGCGGCAGGTCGTCGCCAATCCCAAGGAGGCCGCCGAGCGCGGCGCGCGCGCACGGCGCGAGGTACTGGAGCGTCACGGGGTCGACGCGCGTGCTCGCTTCGTCGCGGCCCGCTACGCCGCCGCCCGACGCGCCCTCGAGTCGGGCAAGCCGCTCGCCGCGAGCACGCTGCCCGGGTCCGTCGTCCGGCCGGGCTCGGCGCCGGCCGGCCCGCCGCTCATCGAGCTCGCCAGGCGCCGACCGAACCCTGGCGGCGCCAGTCGCCTCGGTGCGCTCGGGCGCCTGGTGCGCAGGGCGGTGATCCGCCTCCTTCGCCATCACGACGCACCGCAGGAGGAGCTGAACCTCGCGCTCGCGCTCGCGATCGAGCACCTGGCCCCGATCGTGACGAGGCTCGAGGCCGATCTCGCCGAGCTGCGCGCCCAGGTGCGCAGCCTCGGCCTGCGCGTCGAGCGCCTCGAGGATGGGCGCAGCGCGCCGAGCGGCGGGGCCGGCCGGTGA
- a CDS encoding methyltransferase domain-containing protein, whose protein sequence is MSDEGVADVDLGLPVPPGARHRLARRLVAKLAWPMLRHQVALNRRSAAALDDLASRVARLEGLVERLAEYEARLGQLEGSLAHHSEVLTRQDVALERHEQIVARQDVGLDDLRERIERVADEIDLVHRQVFARYHEGIADVRSELGELGSELGELARGVDDGRRLLEEHARRLDRAVADFWPRLAQVDLVLADLRRALPSPPPREVVEAAPSAFEQLYDSFEYAFRGPPHLIEERVRPYLADVAQLPDLGPVLDVGCGRGDWLRVLREAGIDAYGVDTNRAAVEKARQAGLRVELEDAIAHLARLEAGSLRAVSAIHLVEHLETGALIELLDRAFVALGAGGLLLLETPNPENVAVGASSFYLDPTHRAPLPPGLLAYLVGARGFTSVEVRPLTRAEGKALLRLDDEESPWARDLAPVLELLNARFLESQDYALLARKP, encoded by the coding sequence GTGAGCGACGAAGGCGTGGCGGACGTCGACCTCGGTCTGCCCGTGCCGCCGGGCGCGCGCCACCGGCTCGCCCGGCGACTGGTGGCGAAGCTCGCCTGGCCGATGCTTCGCCACCAGGTCGCGCTGAACCGCCGGTCAGCTGCCGCGCTCGACGACCTAGCCAGTCGGGTCGCGCGCCTCGAGGGACTCGTCGAGCGCCTCGCCGAGTACGAGGCGAGGCTCGGGCAGCTCGAGGGCAGCCTCGCGCACCACTCTGAGGTTCTCACGCGCCAGGACGTCGCTCTCGAGCGCCACGAGCAGATCGTGGCGCGCCAGGACGTCGGCCTCGACGACCTGCGCGAGCGGATCGAGCGGGTCGCCGACGAGATCGACCTCGTCCACCGGCAGGTCTTCGCCCGCTACCACGAGGGCATCGCCGACGTCCGTTCGGAGCTCGGCGAGCTCGGTTCGGAGCTCGGCGAGCTCGCAAGAGGCGTCGACGACGGGCGGCGCCTCCTCGAGGAGCACGCCCGGCGCCTGGACCGGGCCGTCGCGGACTTCTGGCCTCGCCTGGCGCAGGTCGATCTCGTGCTCGCGGACCTGAGACGGGCGCTGCCCAGCCCGCCGCCTCGCGAGGTCGTCGAGGCCGCCCCCTCGGCCTTCGAGCAGCTCTACGACTCGTTCGAGTACGCGTTCCGCGGCCCGCCCCACCTCATCGAGGAGCGGGTCCGCCCCTACCTCGCCGACGTGGCGCAGCTTCCCGACCTCGGGCCCGTCCTCGACGTGGGCTGCGGCCGGGGCGACTGGCTGCGCGTCCTTCGCGAGGCCGGCATCGACGCCTACGGGGTGGACACGAACCGAGCCGCGGTCGAGAAGGCCCGGCAGGCGGGCCTGCGCGTCGAGCTCGAGGACGCGATCGCGCACCTCGCCCGCCTGGAGGCGGGCTCGCTGCGGGCCGTGAGCGCCATCCACCTCGTCGAGCACCTCGAGACCGGTGCGCTCATCGAGCTCCTCGACCGTGCCTTCGTCGCGCTCGGCGCGGGGGGCCTCCTGCTCCTCGAGACCCCGAACCCGGAGAACGTGGCTGTTGGTGCCTCGTCGTTCTACCTCGACCCGACGCACCGGGCGCCGCTGCCGCCCGGTCTGCTCGCCTACCTCGTCGGGGCGCGGGGGTTCACCTCGGTGGAGGTGCGCCCGCTCACCCGTGCCGAGGGGAAGGCGCTGCTGCGCCTCGACGACGAGGAGTCCCCCTGGGCGAGGGACCTCGCGCCGGTGCTCGAGCTCTTGAACGCTCGCTTCCTCGAGTCCCAGGACTACGCGCTGCTCGCGAGGAAGCCCTGA
- a CDS encoding glycosyltransferase yields MRIAYWSPFPPQRTGIADYSYELLEELRELLDVVAVVDDRQLGRVRVPEGVDLAGASCPPEGIDLDVYQMGNNPPFHAFVHRRALEVPGLLVLHDPSLVDFYAAIAGGASHLDGAVFRHEVQYNCPEIGPDDPLPLVVDGEHRDVDRLRLLCSRRVVEASLRTLVHSTWVRDLLRERFPGADVERICLAAPLVHEPEDPGPRREPILFGVFGGITYYKRLVEVSTAFAEAHRRDPRMRMVIAGRADEARIEEAVRSIAAEPSLAGSLEVRTDLPLRELEQLIVRCDIAVSLRWPTAGEMSATLLRALGAGKPVIVSDLPQFGDLDASFCWRVPIEPRAERACLVEVMTSLAASPDRLRAASQAARAYVARHATYRVVANEYVRHIEACARRPARGRRATPLLAICGAREGGVEPRRLARAASERGIGAIAFGPAASRRIAGDEGPLSSIVPGLRAVVWCADLDAVEPPEVHRPAGTCLVASVQWSFPFLSRRLGAWAGRFDEIWLPSRFAAQAFVRHAARVAVVPPAVDLPVSDDGVLGRVGWPERRVVFLSFLDARTGFARKNPLGLVEAFRRAFTRAERRTKVGLVVSTANLASSNAAGTVLREAVEGVGGVLIDRALTQSELAGLLTACDVYASLHRSVGFGAAMAAAMLAGKPVVATGYSGNLEYLSSANALLCRYRICEVVPDELVFEPTSVARRHSDGYYWAEPDLDHAASLLRALYDDAELRSHLGSVAREVVRRRFSPEASGAAIRRRLDAIAASRPRVDVANRCSVARGCLA; encoded by the coding sequence GTGCGCATCGCCTACTGGAGCCCCTTCCCACCCCAGCGCACCGGCATCGCGGACTACAGCTACGAGCTCCTCGAGGAGCTGCGCGAGCTCCTCGACGTCGTCGCCGTCGTCGACGATCGCCAGCTCGGCCGCGTCCGGGTCCCCGAGGGCGTGGACCTCGCCGGCGCGTCGTGCCCACCCGAAGGGATCGACCTCGACGTCTACCAGATGGGCAACAACCCACCGTTCCACGCCTTCGTGCACCGCAGGGCGCTCGAGGTCCCCGGCCTGCTCGTGCTGCACGATCCCTCCCTCGTCGACTTCTACGCCGCGATTGCGGGCGGCGCCTCGCACCTCGACGGCGCGGTGTTCCGCCACGAGGTGCAGTACAACTGCCCGGAGATCGGGCCGGACGATCCCCTCCCGCTCGTCGTCGACGGCGAGCACCGGGACGTCGACCGCCTCCGGCTGCTCTGCTCCCGCCGGGTGGTCGAAGCGAGCCTCCGGACCCTCGTGCACAGCACCTGGGTGCGCGACCTCCTGCGCGAGCGTTTCCCCGGTGCGGACGTGGAGCGGATCTGCCTCGCGGCGCCGCTCGTGCACGAGCCGGAGGACCCTGGTCCCCGTCGCGAGCCGATCCTCTTCGGCGTGTTCGGTGGCATCACCTACTACAAGCGGCTCGTCGAGGTGTCGACCGCCTTCGCGGAGGCGCACCGTCGCGACCCTCGCATGCGCATGGTCATCGCCGGGCGCGCCGACGAGGCGCGCATCGAGGAGGCGGTCCGCTCGATCGCGGCCGAGCCATCGCTCGCCGGTTCGCTCGAGGTCCGCACCGACCTGCCGCTTCGGGAGCTCGAGCAGCTCATCGTCCGCTGCGACATCGCCGTGTCGCTGCGCTGGCCGACGGCCGGCGAGATGAGCGCGACGCTCCTGCGAGCGCTCGGTGCCGGGAAGCCGGTGATCGTGAGCGACCTCCCGCAGTTCGGCGACCTCGACGCGAGCTTCTGCTGGCGCGTGCCGATCGAGCCGCGGGCGGAGCGGGCCTGCCTCGTCGAGGTCATGACCTCGCTCGCGGCGTCGCCCGACCGGCTCCGGGCGGCGTCGCAGGCAGCGCGCGCCTACGTCGCGCGCCACGCCACCTACCGAGTCGTCGCCAACGAGTACGTGCGCCACATCGAGGCGTGCGCGCGTCGCCCAGCTCGAGGGAGGCGCGCCACGCCGCTCCTCGCGATCTGCGGCGCCCGGGAGGGGGGCGTCGAGCCGCGCCGACTCGCACGCGCGGCGAGCGAGCGGGGCATCGGCGCGATCGCCTTCGGGCCCGCCGCGAGCCGGCGCATCGCAGGGGACGAGGGTCCTCTCTCGAGCATCGTGCCCGGTTTGCGCGCGGTCGTGTGGTGCGCCGACCTCGATGCGGTCGAGCCGCCCGAGGTGCACCGGCCTGCGGGCACCTGCCTGGTCGCGTCCGTGCAGTGGTCGTTCCCCTTCCTGTCGCGCCGCCTCGGCGCGTGGGCGGGCCGCTTCGACGAGATCTGGCTGCCGAGTCGCTTCGCGGCGCAGGCGTTCGTCCGCCATGCCGCACGCGTCGCCGTCGTACCGCCGGCCGTGGACCTCCCGGTGTCCGACGACGGCGTCCTCGGGCGGGTCGGCTGGCCGGAGCGGCGGGTCGTCTTCCTCTCGTTCCTCGACGCTCGCACCGGTTTCGCGCGCAAGAACCCGCTCGGGCTCGTCGAGGCCTTCCGGCGGGCCTTCACGAGAGCGGAGCGCCGAACGAAGGTGGGCCTCGTCGTCTCGACCGCCAACCTCGCCAGCTCCAACGCGGCAGGCACCGTCCTGCGCGAGGCCGTCGAGGGTGTCGGCGGCGTGCTCATCGACCGAGCGCTCACCCAGAGCGAGCTGGCGGGTCTCCTCACGGCGTGCGACGTCTACGCGTCGCTCCATCGGTCGGTCGGCTTCGGGGCCGCGATGGCGGCGGCGATGCTGGCGGGCAAGCCGGTCGTGGCGACCGGCTACTCGGGCAACCTGGAGTACCTGTCGAGCGCGAACGCACTCCTGTGCCGCTACCGGATCTGCGAGGTCGTCCCCGACGAGCTGGTCTTCGAGCCGACGAGCGTCGCGCGCCGCCACTCGGACGGCTACTACTGGGCGGAGCCGGACCTCGACCACGCCGCCTCGTTGCTGCGCGCGCTCTACGATGACGCGGAGCTTCGCTCGCACCTCGGGAGCGTCGCGCGAGAGGTCGTCCGGCGACGCTTCTCGCCCGAGGCGAGCGGTGCCGCCATTCGCCGGCGTCTCGACGCGATCGCTGCCTCGCGACCTCGCGTCGACGTGGCAAATCGGTGCAGCGTCGCGCGAGGCTGCCTCGCCTAA